Part of the Labilibaculum antarcticum genome, CCATGGAAATCAATCATTTTCAGGCAGTGGTTTATGGCGATGTCTTTTATTTGGTAGGCGCTATGGAGGGTCAATATCCTATAGAAAAACCTCTTGAAAACATTTGGCTTTATTACCCAAAAACTGACAAGTGGGAAAAAGGTCCGCTGATTCCTGAAAACCGAAGGAGAGGTGGTGCCGGAGCTGTTGTTTACAAGGATAAAATATATATGGCTTGTGGTATTGATTACGGTCATACCAGTGGAACAAATAACCTTTTTGATAGTTATGACCTAAAAACGGGAGAGTGGAAAGTATTGACCAAAGCGCCGCATATTCGCGATCATTTTCCAGGTATTACTGTCGGCGATAAATTGTATTGTGTTGGAGGTAGAAATTCTAGTGTTCATTTTCCAAATAGATTTGGTGCTTTTTTCGAAGCAACCGTTCCTTATGTTGATGTGTATGACTTTAAAAAGGAAGAATGGTATACTCTTGAAGAAGAGCTTCCTTTTCCTTCAGCTGCTGGCGGAATTGTAGCGATGGATAATAAACTCATTTATATGGGTGGCGAAGGCGTATATAAACATGCTTATTATCAAACTCAAAGTCTCGATTTGGAAACCGAAAAGTGGGAGCAACTTTCACCAATGGTTATTGGACGTCACGGAAGTGGCGCTGTTTTATATGACAATAAAATATATGTGGCTGCTGGCAGTTACAAACAAGGGGGTTCAAATATGAATTCTATTGAAGTCTTTTCGGCAAATCATAAATGGAAAAGTTTGTTTAACGGACAAAATCTGGACGGTTGGGACGTAAAATGTGTTGAGGCTGATAAAACCAAAGGTTATTGGGCGGTTGATAATGGAACTATTTTATGCAATACAAAAGGGAGCTCCGATCATCAATACATGTGGTTGCAAACAGTTGACGAGTATGCAGACTTTGAGTTACGTCTTCAATTTCAAGCAACAAGAGAAAATAAAGGCAATGCAGGTATTCAAATTCGTAGCCGATATGATGAAAATGCCAAGTTGGATGGTGACTTTTTGGGGTGGATGGATGGACCGCAGGTTGATATTGAACCCAACGATCCATGGCGAAATGGTCTGATTTACGACGAAACCCGAAATACAAATCGCTGGATAAATCCAAGTTTGCCCGACTGGAGTATTTCGGAAAAGGATTGTGCACCCAAAACAGTTTTTTATTATTGGAACGATGAAAGACCGGGTTGGAACGATATGCGAATTGTCTGCAAGGGAATGCACATTACAACCTATGTAAACAACATTAAAGTTTCCGATTATGATGGAACAGGTGTTTTAGATGATGAAAACCATGTGAAAAACAGAGTGTCTAAGAAAGGTCATATTGCCATTCAATTGCATAGAAAAGCAAATAATTTCATTCGCTACAAAGGTATTGAAATAAGAATTTTATAATTCTACTCTGAACCAGAAATTCAATTATTTGAATAATAAAACGATCTCTTAACTTTATGCTACGGCTTGTCCATTTAGTTTTGAAGTTTAATAAATTTCAATTTTGTAAAACTCATTTTATACGGATTATATTAATATAATATTATGAAACGTCCATGTATAAAGCTTTCTACACATAGGGAGATGATTATATGGTAAGTTCCATATGACAAAAACTTAAAATTATAAACATATGAAACTAAGAATATTGCTTGTTATTGTACTTATTGCATCGTCTACTTTGGCGAATGCTATCGAACGTCCAGGTTTTGATAAAAAAAAGGATATTTTAATTGCTCAGTTTGATAGTAAACCCGACCCTGATGATATTCATGCACAAGCTGCTTTGGGTTGTATGCTATTGCATAAGGACCTTAAAGGTGTGGATTGTTTTGCGGTAGCTGGAGCCATTGGAATCCAGGATGGAGAATTTATTGATTCGGGTGATTTATTTAATATGGTATTTGGCAAGAAGTGGACAAATGCGCATGCAGATTGGCAGGGCTCAGTACAAATCATTACCGACAAAGTGATTTCAATATTAGAAAAAGGAGGAAAAGTTTGGGTTCAAGAAGCAGGACAATCGAACATTACGGCAGATTGGATTGTGGAAGTCCTAAAAATAGTTCCGGAGTCAACAGTGAAATCAAATGTAATTGTAGTGCAACATAGTAAGTGGAACGAAGACAAAACGGATTCTACCGACTTGGTTTATGTGAAAGATAAAACCAGCTATTTTGCCATTGATGATGGAAATGCACCTACTGATGTAGATTGGGGAGACCGGGGATCGTATTCAACACCTGAATACAGAAATAAAGACAGTAAATGGATTGAATTAGCAAAATCGTCTTCCAACAAAAAAGCAAAAAGATTATGGATTGAAGCTGATAGAGTTATTACCGAAATGTTCCCTAATGGGTTTGCAGAAGAGTGGTCGTACATCCATTATAATGGAGTAGACTATTCGGATTGTGTCGAGAATTGGTGGATTTTTAATATTGGTGAATTAGCTAACAACAATGCTAAATTTTGGAATCGATACGTTACAAATTAAGGTGTATTCTTTAATTATAATTTTTTTGTTGAGCGCATCGGATTTTTCGAATACTTCTATGTGTTTACTTATATTAATGAACTTGTAAGCTACAATCCGGATTTAACTATTTTTGCTTCCCTCTGTAGTCCTCCGACCTAGGTGAAAAAAAGAGGTGAGATGGCTGGAATTGATCCAGTGAATGGACGCCTAATAAGGCGTGATAAAATATACAAGGCTTATGCTCGGTATTTTGTGAAGTATCTAAAATCATATGAAACCTGCCTTTAAAGAAAACAATTTAACCACTGGAATTTATGCAGGTACATTCAGAGCAGCAGAGCGACTTGGCATGCATGTGTATATGGGACTTGAAGATGCAAAAGACTTGGATGGAATTGGCATTCAATACATGGAAGCAAATCTAATTCTGGAAACTCAAATATCCGGGATTTAAAATGTTTCACACTGCAGGTAATCTTATAGTATTTGGAAAAAAGATATAAAGCGAATGGTCAGAGGCTTGATTTTTTGGTTTTAAACAGGAGAAGGTAGATCAGCTCTGGATAATTCTGGCGGTAATAGGTGACTCCTCACGAGTTGCAAGCTTGGTACCTTACAATAGTGATAGTACTAGGTTGGAAATGATAAGAACATATAATAAACATTAAAATTTAGTGACGTAATTAGTTTAAAGAGGGTGTCCTTAATTTAGGTCATCCTCTTTTCTGTTTTTACGATCCCTGGTTTTTTAAATTTCATTTTAAGTGAAATTGAAACAGATCTACCGAATAAATTTCACGATAGCTCTTTTTTTTATGGGGTATAATGGAAGAATGCTGATAATTTACTGCATTCATTTAAAATCCGGCAGGCATTAATTGATGCTAAACAGGAGATTAGCTCTGAATATGAATAAGGAAAGGTGATGAAAGCAATATATTAAAATGATTTGATCCCTGAAATTCAGCGGTATGGACAATAGTTGCTTATTTGAAAGAAAATAAAAAGCAGGAAGTTTTTGTATTATGAATGTTTAGACTAATTTTAAATAAGGAAATTTAAATATTCACTAAAAAAGAATGGTTACCATGAAAACTTTGCAATTTAA contains:
- a CDS encoding family 16 glycoside hydrolase, which encodes MMNKIISYSIIAILFGLLNYEPLSAQNLEDFRWTLIDAKGDVTGRHENSFIEYNDKFYLLGGRGVNPVNIFDPKTNTWETKGKSPMEINHFQAVVYGDVFYLVGAMEGQYPIEKPLENIWLYYPKTDKWEKGPLIPENRRRGGAGAVVYKDKIYMACGIDYGHTSGTNNLFDSYDLKTGEWKVLTKAPHIRDHFPGITVGDKLYCVGGRNSSVHFPNRFGAFFEATVPYVDVYDFKKEEWYTLEEELPFPSAAGGIVAMDNKLIYMGGEGVYKHAYYQTQSLDLETEKWEQLSPMVIGRHGSGAVLYDNKIYVAAGSYKQGGSNMNSIEVFSANHKWKSLFNGQNLDGWDVKCVEADKTKGYWAVDNGTILCNTKGSSDHQYMWLQTVDEYADFELRLQFQATRENKGNAGIQIRSRYDENAKLDGDFLGWMDGPQVDIEPNDPWRNGLIYDETRNTNRWINPSLPDWSISEKDCAPKTVFYYWNDERPGWNDMRIVCKGMHITTYVNNIKVSDYDGTGVLDDENHVKNRVSKKGHIAIQLHRKANNFIRYKGIEIRIL